One window of Mediterraneibacter gnavus ATCC 29149 genomic DNA carries:
- a CDS encoding ABC transporter ATP-binding protein → MKKIIEVKNLYKLYKLGDSAVRALNGVSLEIYEGEFCAIVGTSGSGKSTMLNMLAGLEKPTKGEVIIDGQHIENLKEDQLVRFRREKVGFIFQSFQLLGSMNALENVALPLSFRGVPKAQRLKKADKMLDLVKLKKHKKHLPNQMSGGQQQRVGVARALVVDPKIIFADEPTGNLDSRTSREVMALMQQVVREQKKTLVMVTHDDHLAGYADRIFHIIDGKIVKVEDNRKKAGEHAEQGGNEQ, encoded by the coding sequence ATAAGCTTGGAGATTCTGCAGTGCGAGCACTCAACGGAGTCAGTCTGGAGATTTATGAGGGTGAATTCTGTGCCATTGTAGGTACTTCCGGCTCAGGAAAATCGACGATGCTGAATATGCTGGCAGGTCTGGAAAAACCCACAAAAGGAGAAGTCATTATAGACGGACAGCATATTGAGAATTTAAAAGAAGATCAGCTTGTCAGATTCAGGAGAGAAAAAGTAGGATTTATCTTTCAGTCTTTTCAGCTTTTAGGCAGTATGAATGCGCTGGAAAATGTGGCGCTTCCTTTGAGTTTCCGCGGTGTGCCGAAAGCCCAACGCCTGAAAAAAGCGGATAAGATGCTGGATCTGGTCAAGCTGAAAAAGCATAAAAAGCATCTGCCAAACCAGATGTCCGGAGGACAGCAGCAGAGAGTCGGTGTGGCAAGAGCACTGGTGGTAGATCCGAAGATCATTTTTGCAGATGAGCCGACAGGAAATCTGGATTCCCGTACATCCCGGGAAGTCATGGCGCTGATGCAGCAGGTGGTCAGAGAGCAGAAGAAAACACTGGTCATGGTAACCCATGATGATCATCTTGCGGGATATGCAGATCGCATCTTCCATATTATAGACGGGAAAATCGTCAAAGTAGAAGACAATAGAAAAAAAGCAGGGGAACATGCAGAGCAGGGAGGAAATGAGCAATGA
- a CDS encoding COG1361 S-layer family protein → MRRWKQAMGVIVSFALVAAMLLPMSALAREQAIPTIRLTLGNGQTTPQYAAGETSELLIRVWNKGTQDAGNVKISPVLDDGASWPFEIADMNNELELGTIPAGQYAEAVWKDLKVRDDVETKSYKLAFTVTYDDGENQFQSTPYIFAKTTAKPEEKPDDNNNNNNAQPETPQEPQGGGESLAGGVTNTDPIISGGGSGGGTSTASVPRVIVAGFNTDPGDVNAGSNFKLIIHLKNTSSTTAVSNMLFDLQAPASGTDAAAEAPAFLPASGSSSIYLDGIPAGGTKDISIDLNARADLVQKPYSIAMSMKYEDGNATQFESASSLAIPVKQAARFELSDIEVAPESVAVGEEANITCSLYNTGRIKLYNVKAKFEGEGLTGKEVFVGNIEPGATGSIDGIVTANQEMDETKKCKVVISYEDEAGKSASMEKEFPLTVTPAQNPADMMPVEAEAPEKGLPVVPIVIAVVVVAGIVTVVLLLRHKKKKMAALEEEDLLNEVDRFTEDE, encoded by the coding sequence ATGAGACGATGGAAACAGGCAATGGGAGTGATCGTAAGTTTTGCACTGGTGGCGGCAATGCTGCTTCCGATGAGTGCACTGGCAAGAGAGCAGGCGATTCCCACGATACGACTGACACTCGGAAACGGACAGACAACACCACAGTATGCAGCAGGAGAGACAAGTGAACTGTTGATTCGGGTCTGGAACAAGGGAACACAGGATGCGGGGAATGTAAAGATTTCTCCGGTACTTGATGATGGGGCGAGCTGGCCGTTTGAAATCGCCGATATGAACAACGAACTGGAGCTGGGAACAATCCCGGCGGGACAGTACGCAGAAGCAGTCTGGAAAGATTTAAAGGTACGCGATGATGTGGAGACAAAATCATACAAACTGGCGTTTACAGTGACTTATGATGATGGTGAGAACCAATTCCAGAGTACACCGTACATCTTTGCGAAGACAACGGCAAAGCCGGAGGAAAAACCAGATGACAATAATAACAATAACAATGCACAGCCGGAAACACCGCAGGAGCCACAGGGCGGCGGGGAAAGTCTGGCTGGTGGAGTGACAAACACGGATCCGATCATCTCCGGAGGAGGAAGTGGCGGTGGAACTTCTACTGCTTCAGTACCGCGAGTGATCGTGGCAGGGTTTAATACAGATCCGGGCGATGTCAATGCGGGAAGCAACTTTAAACTGATCATTCATTTGAAGAATACATCTTCCACGACAGCGGTTTCCAATATGCTGTTTGATCTTCAGGCACCGGCTTCCGGAACAGACGCAGCAGCAGAGGCGCCGGCATTTTTGCCTGCATCCGGTTCCAGCTCGATTTATCTGGATGGAATCCCGGCAGGAGGGACAAAAGATATTTCCATTGATCTGAATGCAAGAGCAGATCTTGTGCAGAAACCATACAGTATTGCGATGTCCATGAAATATGAGGACGGCAATGCCACACAGTTTGAAAGTGCTTCCAGTCTGGCAATCCCGGTAAAGCAGGCAGCCAGATTTGAATTGAGTGACATTGAAGTGGCACCGGAATCCGTTGCTGTTGGAGAAGAAGCAAATATTACCTGCAGTCTTTACAATACCGGACGAATCAAGCTTTACAATGTAAAAGCCAAATTTGAAGGGGAAGGTCTGACAGGAAAAGAAGTATTTGTAGGAAATATAGAGCCGGGGGCAACAGGTTCTATTGACGGAATCGTAACAGCAAATCAGGAGATGGATGAGACGAAAAAGTGTAAAGTCGTGATTTCTTATGAAGATGAAGCCGGAAAGAGTGCGAGTATGGAGAAAGAATTTCCTCTGACAGTAACACCTGCACAGAATCCTGCGGATATGATGCCGGTGGAGGCAGAAGCACCGGAAAAAGGACTTCCGGTTGTTCCGATCGTGATCGCGGTTGTTGTGGTGGCAGGAATTGTTACAGTTGTGCTGCTGCTCAGACATAAGAAGAAAAAAATGGCGGCTTTGGAAGAGGAGGACTTGCTGAATGAGGTGGATCGATTTACTGAGGATGAGTAG
- a CDS encoding ABC transporter permease, whose translation MRWIDLLRMSSNSLKRRKLRTFLTVLGVVIGTASIVVMISLGLGLQESMYQEIEQSGGVTSLTVTGKGSSQMGGFYMGDTNKEEEANKYTTDDVIEQIKKLDHVADVQPVLSIDALLKKNGYIGYCSLTGMTEEGLKDLNIKLAPGGSLPKADSAELDLVIGNNVITNFSEESTGKMYWETGVLPDIDLAHDSLFLILDQEGYNSSQSPSTGGTTAESSGDGKTQKSTKPPKKYVVRASGMVEGDVDTYNANSYSVYCNLETLKSMLKKEFSGRAIPGQPTTKSGKPYKDFVYSSLKVKADDIDNVDALSTEIRNMGFQVTTNVEYMDSMKKQFAMVQAVLGGIGAVSLFVAAIGIANTMMMSIYERTKEIGVIKVLGCSLRNIKQMFLLEAAFIGFIGGLVGNILSFLISFVINAIVASSGAMGVEGNISYIPIWLAAASMIFAVFVGMAAGYFPALRAMRLSPLAAIHNE comes from the coding sequence ATGAGGTGGATCGATTTACTGAGGATGAGTAGCAACAGTCTGAAACGAAGAAAGCTTCGGACGTTTTTGACAGTGCTGGGTGTCGTCATTGGTACTGCATCTATCGTAGTCATGATCTCGCTGGGTCTTGGACTTCAGGAATCGATGTATCAGGAAATTGAGCAATCCGGAGGTGTTACAAGTCTGACAGTGACAGGAAAAGGTTCTTCCCAGATGGGCGGTTTCTATATGGGGGATACCAACAAAGAAGAGGAAGCGAACAAATATACAACAGATGATGTGATCGAACAGATTAAAAAGCTGGATCATGTGGCAGACGTGCAGCCGGTTTTGTCAATTGATGCACTTTTAAAGAAAAACGGATATATCGGATACTGTTCTCTGACAGGTATGACAGAGGAAGGGCTGAAAGATCTGAATATCAAACTGGCACCGGGCGGAAGCCTTCCGAAAGCAGACAGTGCGGAACTGGATCTGGTTATCGGAAATAATGTCATTACAAACTTTTCAGAAGAATCAACAGGAAAGATGTATTGGGAGACAGGAGTGCTTCCGGATATAGATCTGGCTCATGATTCATTGTTTTTGATCCTGGATCAGGAGGGATATAATTCGAGTCAGTCGCCTTCTACGGGAGGGACAACAGCGGAGAGCAGCGGAGACGGCAAGACACAGAAGAGCACAAAGCCGCCGAAAAAGTATGTCGTGCGGGCAAGCGGCATGGTGGAAGGGGATGTGGATACATACAATGCAAATTCCTATTCTGTGTATTGTAACCTCGAGACATTGAAAAGTATGCTGAAAAAGGAGTTCAGCGGCAGAGCGATTCCGGGACAGCCGACTACAAAATCCGGAAAACCATATAAGGATTTTGTATATTCCTCACTGAAAGTCAAGGCAGATGACATTGACAATGTAGACGCACTGTCCACAGAAATCCGAAATATGGGATTCCAGGTGACTACAAATGTGGAGTATATGGACAGCATGAAAAAACAGTTTGCAATGGTGCAGGCGGTTCTTGGTGGAATCGGTGCCGTGTCACTGTTTGTAGCGGCGATCGGAATTGCCAATACAATGATGATGTCCATTTATGAGAGAACAAAAGAAATCGGTGTGATCAAGGTATTGGGATGCAGCCTGCGCAATATCAAGCAGATGTTTCTGTTAGAGGCAGCGTTTATCGGATTTATCGGCGGACTGGTCGGAAATATCTTAAGTTTTTTGATCTCTTTTGTGATCAATGCGATCGTGGCCAGCAGCGGGGCAATGGGAGTGGAAGGAAATATTTCCTATATTCCGATCTGGCTGGCAGCGGCATCCATGATTTTTGCAGTATTTGTGGGGATGGCGGCAGGATATTTCCCGGCACTTCGGGCAATGCGGCTGAGCCCATTAGCAGCAATCCATAACGAATAA
- a CDS encoding acyltransferase family protein: protein MNKNTFSNRVTWYNFILCIFVVWIHAQNTDLFTEVVMIEGKPLFNQIEQTIVSDIAVVGVAGFFLCSGYLFYRNYSWGKVLEKYKTRFVGLFIPYVIWTLLYYFIHVGVSYITPLRAVFNEPPITVTWKGIVDAVLNYRYCAFLWFLQFLILLVVLSPLIYLLISNKYMGIVAIVLVLVIDSTGICGDLAFGSVQAQAFCNWLFIYMTGGYIGIHGSGAVESKNTSWLLLLASVILAVLAYYFFKYSPSMFTNLMYLLLFAAALWCLVCKLPLPMAANWQKHTFIVYMTHFLIVRGMNVLVSKYLSASMWPGILLFFLLPVLCFALTSLFWRICGKGQSFVWKMLSGNR from the coding sequence ATGAATAAGAATACATTCAGCAATCGGGTAACATGGTACAATTTTATACTCTGTATTTTTGTTGTTTGGATTCATGCACAGAATACGGATCTGTTTACAGAAGTGGTAATGATAGAGGGAAAGCCGTTGTTTAATCAGATTGAGCAGACGATCGTTTCGGATATCGCAGTGGTCGGTGTGGCAGGATTTTTTCTGTGTTCCGGATACCTGTTTTACAGAAATTATTCCTGGGGGAAAGTGCTGGAAAAATATAAGACGCGGTTTGTGGGGCTGTTTATCCCGTATGTGATCTGGACACTGCTTTACTATTTCATTCATGTAGGGGTGTCCTATATCACACCTTTGCGGGCTGTGTTCAATGAACCACCGATCACAGTAACCTGGAAGGGGATCGTGGATGCGGTACTCAATTACAGATACTGCGCATTTTTATGGTTTTTACAGTTTCTGATCCTGCTTGTGGTGCTCTCCCCTCTTATTTATCTGCTGATCAGCAATAAATATATGGGGATCGTGGCGATCGTTCTGGTGCTTGTCATTGACAGTACCGGTATCTGTGGAGATCTGGCATTCGGAAGTGTACAGGCGCAGGCATTTTGCAACTGGCTGTTTATTTATATGACCGGGGGATATATCGGAATTCATGGAAGTGGTGCAGTAGAAAGTAAAAACACAAGCTGGCTGCTGCTTTTGGCGAGCGTGATTCTTGCGGTTCTGGCGTATTATTTTTTCAAATATTCGCCGAGTATGTTCACCAATCTGATGTATCTTCTGTTGTTTGCGGCTGCCTTGTGGTGCCTTGTCTGCAAGCTGCCGCTTCCGATGGCGGCAAACTGGCAGAAGCATACATTTATTGTATACATGACGCATTTTCTGATCGTGCGTGGGATGAACGTGTTGGTGAGTAAGTATCTTTCCGCATCTATGTGGCCGGGAATCCTTTTGTTTTTCCTGCTTCCGGTGCTTTGCTTTGCGCTGACATCACTGTTTTGGCGGATTTGTGGAAAAGGCCAGTCCTTCGTGTGGAAAATGTTGTCCGGAAACCGATAG
- a CDS encoding response regulator transcription factor, whose protein sequence is MNIVIIDDDIFVSGALKTILEASGDITVSATGTDGKDAVRLFRTYRPDVLLMDIRMKELSGLDASAEILKEFPDAKILLLTTFSDDEYIVRALKLGAKGYLLKQDYESLIPALHAVHSGQTVFGNEIISKIPELLQTGPTFHLEDYDISERELEIIRLIADGLSNKEIASRLFLSEGTVRNYLSSILDKLDLRDRTQVAVFYYRHK, encoded by the coding sequence ATGAATATTGTAATTATTGATGATGATATTTTTGTCTCCGGCGCACTGAAAACCATTCTGGAAGCCAGCGGTGATATTACCGTTTCCGCCACAGGCACGGACGGAAAAGACGCAGTAAGATTATTCAGAACATACAGACCTGATGTACTTCTTATGGACATCAGAATGAAAGAACTCAGCGGACTTGACGCATCCGCTGAGATATTAAAAGAATTTCCCGATGCGAAAATTCTTCTTCTCACCACGTTCTCCGATGATGAGTATATTGTAAGGGCATTAAAACTTGGTGCGAAAGGCTATCTCCTCAAACAGGATTACGAAAGCCTCATCCCGGCACTGCACGCGGTTCACTCCGGACAGACTGTTTTCGGAAATGAAATCATTTCCAAGATTCCCGAGCTTCTTCAAACCGGTCCGACATTCCACCTGGAAGACTACGACATCAGCGAACGGGAGCTTGAGATCATACGCCTGATCGCTGACGGTCTCAGTAACAAAGAAATTGCTTCTCGCCTGTTTCTCAGTGAAGGAACCGTCCGGAATTACCTGAGTTCCATCCTCGATAAACTGGATCTGCGTGACAGAACACAGGTCGCTGTATTTTATTACCGGCATAAGTAA
- a CDS encoding sensor histidine kinase, protein MKLRDDSTEKNLLLEEKNRMLAEKQDYEIYAATLKERNRIAREIHDNVGHLLSRSILITGAAKAINASDALSPVLDDLDHSLNQAMTSIRTSVHDLHDESLNLKEAAESLTSDFTFCPVTLNYDMGFEVPREIKYCFISIVKEALSNVARHSNATLVQITMREHPALYQLCIEDNGTLEEGLSLSENNREALFSSRGIGLSNMNDRLKILNGNLQITIQKGFRLFITIPKEQEY, encoded by the coding sequence ATGAAACTAAGAGACGACAGTACCGAAAAAAATCTCCTTCTGGAAGAAAAAAACAGGATGCTTGCGGAAAAACAGGATTACGAAATTTATGCGGCCACACTGAAAGAGCGAAACCGGATTGCCAGAGAAATTCATGACAATGTGGGACATCTGCTCTCCCGCTCCATCCTGATAACAGGCGCCGCCAAGGCCATCAATGCTTCCGATGCACTCTCACCGGTTCTGGATGATCTGGATCATTCTCTGAATCAGGCAATGACCAGCATCCGCACCAGTGTCCACGATCTTCATGACGAATCACTGAATCTGAAAGAAGCAGCCGAAAGCCTGACCTCGGATTTTACGTTCTGTCCTGTAACCCTGAACTATGACATGGGATTTGAAGTTCCGCGGGAAATCAAATATTGTTTTATCAGCATTGTAAAAGAAGCGCTTTCCAACGTGGCCAGACACAGCAATGCCACTCTGGTACAGATCACCATGCGGGAACACCCTGCACTGTATCAGCTTTGTATCGAAGACAATGGCACCCTGGAAGAAGGGCTTTCCCTCTCAGAAAACAACCGGGAAGCATTATTCTCAAGCAGAGGGATCGGTCTTTCCAATATGAACGACCGGCTCAAAATCCTGAACGGAAACCTGCAGATCACAATACAAAAAGGCTTCCGCCTTTTTATCACTATCCCAAAAGAACAGGAGTATTAA
- a CDS encoding ABC transporter ATP-binding protein, translating to MIQIENLVKRYGSFVALDHLNLNVREGEIFGLLGPNGSGKTTVINCMLALLKYDKGSIRIFGQEMAPDHYEVKKQIGIILQNVAVFDELTVYENIDYFCGLYVKEKEKRKSLVKEAIAFVGLEDYQKTRPKKLSGGLLRRLNIACGIAHKPRLIILDEPTVAVDPQSRNRILEGIQELNRQGATIVYTSHYMEEVEQICSRIAIMDHGRSIAVGTKEQLTGMIKTGEKVTIEAVVLSEEQLAGIRELPHVFAVDYQNDILTVQCTKARHNLVRILHCLEEQGTAFGRVYSELPTLNDVFLEITGKQLRD from the coding sequence ATCATACAGATAGAAAATCTTGTAAAAAGATACGGTTCTTTTGTTGCCCTGGATCATTTGAATCTGAATGTTCGGGAAGGGGAAATTTTCGGACTTCTGGGACCAAACGGATCGGGTAAAACAACGGTGATCAACTGTATGCTGGCACTTTTGAAATATGATAAAGGCAGTATACGGATATTCGGTCAGGAGATGGCACCGGATCATTATGAGGTGAAAAAGCAGATAGGGATCATACTTCAGAATGTGGCGGTTTTTGATGAACTGACAGTATATGAGAATATTGATTATTTCTGCGGACTTTATGTAAAAGAGAAAGAAAAAAGAAAAAGTCTTGTAAAAGAGGCGATTGCTTTTGTAGGGCTGGAGGACTACCAAAAGACAAGACCAAAGAAGCTCTCCGGCGGACTCTTAAGAAGGCTAAATATTGCCTGTGGCATTGCACACAAGCCCAGATTGATTATTCTGGATGAACCTACAGTGGCTGTGGATCCGCAGAGCAGAAACCGGATTCTGGAAGGAATTCAGGAGCTGAACAGACAGGGAGCAACCATTGTTTATACCTCTCATTATATGGAAGAGGTGGAGCAGATCTGCAGCAGGATTGCGATCATGGATCATGGAAGGAGTATTGCTGTTGGCACCAAAGAACAGCTTACCGGGATGATCAAAACAGGGGAAAAGGTGACGATCGAGGCGGTCGTACTAAGTGAGGAGCAGCTTGCAGGAATCAGAGAGCTGCCGCATGTATTCGCTGTTGATTATCAAAATGACATTCTTACTGTACAGTGTACAAAAGCCAGACATAACCTTGTGCGGATCCTTCACTGTCTGGAGGAGCAGGGGACTGCTTTTGGAAGAGTCTACTCAGAGCTGCCGACTCTGAATGATGTATTTCTTGAGATTACAGGAAAGCAGCTTCGCGATTAG
- a CDS encoding ABC transporter permease, with amino-acid sequence MFHLIKYSVIRKVKNFSMLFWPCMFPLILGTLFYFAFGNISESDFETVQAAFVEENPGDSVFPSFLEEVSKEETLIHVETMTEKEALQKLEDQKISGIFYGTETPYLKVGKNGLAQSIMQSLLESYLNGKDTLETVADVHPENMKKAVAAMSDYQELVENVSAGGRTTNGNMGFFYALAAMACMYGCFIGLGSAMWLQANLSTLAARQCVSPVHRLKMILTELISSFILHFLNVVILIVYCKYVLQMEFQGSMGKMLLIVAAGCVIGVSMGILVCSIGKFSEGIKVGIMLGISMTTSVLAGLVNVQIKHAVDRALPLVNKLNPAAVISDAFYCINVYDDPVRFRNDILTLFIMCAVILAVSFVVVRRERYDSI; translated from the coding sequence ATGTTTCATTTGATAAAATACAGTGTGATCAGAAAAGTAAAGAATTTCAGTATGTTATTTTGGCCCTGCATGTTTCCGCTGATTCTCGGAACGCTGTTTTATTTTGCATTCGGGAACATTTCAGAGTCAGATTTTGAAACTGTTCAGGCTGCTTTTGTGGAAGAGAATCCGGGAGATTCAGTATTTCCGTCATTCCTGGAAGAAGTCAGCAAAGAAGAAACTTTGATCCATGTGGAAACAATGACAGAAAAAGAAGCGTTGCAGAAGCTTGAGGATCAGAAAATCTCCGGAATTTTTTATGGAACAGAAACGCCTTATCTGAAGGTGGGAAAAAACGGACTTGCTCAGAGTATTATGCAAAGTCTTCTGGAGAGCTATCTAAATGGAAAGGATACGCTGGAAACAGTGGCAGATGTACATCCTGAAAATATGAAAAAGGCGGTTGCCGCGATGTCGGACTATCAGGAACTGGTAGAGAATGTTTCCGCAGGCGGCAGAACGACCAACGGGAACATGGGATTCTTTTATGCGCTGGCTGCGATGGCGTGCATGTACGGCTGTTTTATCGGTCTTGGTTCTGCGATGTGGCTGCAGGCAAACCTGAGTACTTTGGCTGCGAGACAATGTGTATCTCCGGTACACAGACTGAAGATGATACTTACGGAGCTGATCTCTTCTTTTATACTTCATTTTTTAAATGTGGTGATTTTAATTGTTTACTGCAAATATGTACTTCAGATGGAATTTCAGGGAAGTATGGGAAAAATGCTGCTGATTGTGGCGGCAGGCTGTGTAATCGGAGTGAGTATGGGAATTCTGGTGTGCAGTATCGGCAAGTTCAGCGAGGGGATCAAGGTTGGAATCATGCTTGGGATTTCTATGACAACCAGTGTGCTGGCTGGTCTTGTGAATGTACAGATAAAACATGCCGTTGACCGTGCATTGCCCCTTGTAAACAAACTGAATCCGGCGGCAGTAATCTCAGATGCTTTTTACTGTATTAATGTGTATGACGATCCGGTACGGTTCAGAAATGACATTCTTACACTATTTATCATGTGCGCAGTAATTCTTGCAGTTTCATTTGTGGTTGTCAGGAGGGAACGTTATGACAGTATTTAA
- a CDS encoding ABC transporter permease, whose amino-acid sequence MTVFKGYMKIIGQNRMLILLYVAIFFGCTLLFQSTAGKSETSYQAEKLNIGIVDEDGGSLAESLTEYLGNLHHLIPVENDVSEIQEKLYYREVYYVVRIPENFYEKCIKGDEKLSVTKIPDTYSGSYVDQQINSFLNNARTYQAAGFTEAEAASALERTQSVKVTFLKDGKNTEDAPYVYYFRYMPYLFLALSGFVMGNILIVFHNPDLKKRMAASPVSGRRQSLEGILCMSLAGIALWIFVIVIAIVFFGKDFYTSGNFAYYLLNSVFMLFVAIALAYLMGTIAPNRDALTGIANIISLGMCFLGGAFVPLEFMGNDVKAVSQFLPVYWYEKANDILADFGHLTASAKGQFLQAIMIQLVFAAAFVCLVLVVEKYKRVDS is encoded by the coding sequence ATGACAGTATTTAAAGGATACATGAAGATTATCGGTCAGAACAGAATGTTGATACTGCTATATGTTGCTATTTTTTTCGGATGTACGCTTCTGTTTCAGTCCACAGCGGGAAAGTCAGAAACAAGTTATCAGGCGGAAAAGCTGAATATTGGAATTGTCGATGAGGATGGAGGAAGTCTTGCAGAGTCTCTGACAGAGTATCTTGGAAATCTGCATCATCTGATTCCTGTAGAAAATGACGTTTCTGAGATACAGGAAAAGCTGTATTACAGAGAAGTGTATTATGTGGTCAGAATTCCGGAGAATTTTTATGAGAAATGTATCAAGGGAGACGAAAAACTTTCTGTGACAAAAATTCCGGATACATATTCGGGCAGTTATGTGGATCAGCAGATCAACAGCTTTCTGAATAATGCCAGAACGTATCAGGCAGCAGGATTTACGGAGGCGGAAGCAGCGAGTGCTCTTGAGAGGACACAAAGCGTGAAGGTAACCTTTTTAAAGGATGGGAAAAACACAGAAGATGCTCCGTATGTATATTATTTTCGGTATATGCCGTATCTGTTTCTGGCATTATCTGGATTTGTGATGGGTAATATTCTGATTGTTTTTCATAATCCAGATCTGAAAAAAAGGATGGCGGCATCTCCTGTTTCCGGAAGAAGACAAAGTCTGGAGGGGATTTTGTGCATGAGCCTGGCAGGGATTGCGCTGTGGATCTTTGTAATTGTAATTGCGATTGTATTTTTTGGAAAAGATTTTTATACATCAGGAAATTTTGCATATTACCTGTTGAATTCGGTATTCATGCTTTTCGTAGCGATTGCGCTGGCATATCTGATGGGAACAATTGCACCGAACAGAGACGCGTTGACCGGAATTGCGAATATCATTTCTCTGGGAATGTGCTTTCTGGGAGGTGCGTTTGTGCCTCTTGAGTTCATGGGAAATGATGTAAAAGCTGTGAGTCAGTTCCTTCCGGTATACTGGTATGAGAAAGCAAATGATATTCTTGCTGATTTCGGACATCTGACAGCTTCTGCAAAAGGACAGTTCTTGCAGGCGATTATGATACAGCTTGTTTTCGCAGCAGCATTTGTCTGCCTGGTACTGGTGGTTGAAAAATATAAAAGAGTGGATTCATAG